A part of Sulfurifustis variabilis genomic DNA contains:
- a CDS encoding thioesterase family protein, producing MKESLKPGLEHTLRFRVPDTKTVPHLYREAPEFQVMPEVFATGFLVGFIEWACIQAVNPHLDWPLEQTVGTHVNVSHVAATPPGLEVVARVRLAEVDGRRLVFEVEASDGIDVISRGTHERFVILAEKFGDKVRQKRSRAP from the coding sequence ATGAAGGAATCGCTCAAACCGGGACTTGAGCACACCCTGCGCTTTCGGGTTCCGGACACGAAGACCGTCCCGCATCTCTACCGCGAGGCGCCGGAGTTTCAGGTGATGCCCGAGGTTTTCGCGACCGGCTTCCTGGTCGGCTTCATCGAGTGGGCGTGCATCCAGGCCGTCAACCCGCACCTCGACTGGCCGCTCGAGCAGACCGTCGGCACGCACGTGAACGTCAGCCACGTCGCCGCGACGCCTCCCGGGCTCGAGGTCGTGGCGCGCGTGCGGCTCGCCGAGGTGGACGGGCGCCGGCTCGTGTTCGAGGTCGAGGCGAGCGACGGAATCGACGTGATCAGCCGCGGCACCCACGAGCGGTTCGTGATTCTCGCCGAGAAGTTCGGCGACAAGGTGAGACAGAAGCGTTCGCGCGCCCCCTGA